One region of Fragaria vesca subsp. vesca linkage group LG4, FraVesHawaii_1.0, whole genome shotgun sequence genomic DNA includes:
- the LOC101300526 gene encoding transcription factor RAX3-like — translation MGRAPCCDKANVKKGPWSPEEDATLKAYIEEHGTGGNWIALPQKIGLKRCGKSCRLRWLNYLRPNIKHGGFSEEEDNIICNLYISIGSRWSIIAAQLPGRTDNDIKNYWNTRLKKKLLGRRKQSGANRGSQDLKDAADDAHQALSSSALERLQLHMQLQNLQNPFSFYNNPALWPKLHPFQEKMIQTAQCMNDQNSSNPLMMQQFSVSTHDQTVQGHKVNDHFYEQTAGALAIQEQYAKLCINPKMDELENALNGMSSSFISATSNPVDSTIVIPKADHIERQVNSSFQAQLDGNNSGSFTSQQQDDQIAEFDYFKEMNVSKESLMWWANDFDNKSVSSNSWDSTSVLQSQGMFQDYELGYNL, via the exons ATGGGTCGAGCTCCTTGCTGCGATAAGGCGAACGTGAAGAAGGGACCCTGGTCACCTGAAGAAGATGCTACACTCAAGGCTTATATTGAAGAGCATGGCACTGGAGGCAACTGGATTGCCCTTCCTCAGAAAATTG GGCTCAAAAGATGTGGAAAAAGCTGCAGACTACGTTGGTTAAACTATCTGAGGCCCAACATCAAGCATGGTGGATTCTCAGAAGAAGAAGACAACATCATCTGCAACCTCTATATCAGTATAGGCAGCAG GTGGTCTATAATTGCAGCCCAATTGCCCGGAAGAACTGATAATGATATCAAGAACTACTGGAACACCCGGCTGAAGAAGAAGTTGCTCGGAAGGCGCAAACAGTCCGGTGCTAATCGGGGAAGTCAGGACCTTAAGGATGCCGCCGATGACGCGCATCAGGCTTTAAGCAGCTCAGCCCTCGAGAGACTTCAACTTCATATGCAACTGCAGAACCTTCAGAACCCATTCTCTTTCTACAACAACCCTGCCCTGTGGCCCAAGCTGCATCCCTTCCAGGAAAAGATGATCCAGACCGCCCAATGCATGAATGATCAAAACTCTAGCAACCCTCTGATGATGCAGCAGTTTTCTGTCTCAACTCATGATCAAACAGTGCAAGGTCACAAGGTTAACGACCATTTCTATGAACAAACTGCTGGTGCTTTGGCAATTCAGGAGCAATATGCAAAACTATGCATCAACCCCAAGATGGATGAATTGGAGAACGCGTTGAATGGCATGTCATCCTCCTTCATATCTGCTACAAGCAATCCTGTGGACTCTACTATTGTGATTCCGAAAGCCGATCATATTGAGCGGCAGGTAAATTCCAGCTTCCAAGCTCAACTCGATGGCAATAACTCTGGTAGTTTCACATCACAGCAGCAAGATGATCAGATTGCTGAATTTGATTATTTCAAGGAAATGAATGTCTCCAAGGAAAGCTTGATGTGGTGGGCTAATGACTTCGACAACAAATCTGTGTCATCAAACTCCTGGGATTCCACTTCCGTTCTTCAGTCACAAGGGATGTTTCAAGATTACGAATTAGGTTATAACCTGTAG